GGGCGTACACGCTGCGGACGCGGCAGGGACCGGTGGACACGTTGTTGTACGAGTCCCTGGGCGCGAAGGAAGGGGCGCTGCTGGCGGGTGGGGTCGGAGGAGGCTTCGATACACCGGCGCTCGGGCTGTACCCGCGGCTGGCGGAGGAGCTGCTGCGGCATCAGATGTCCACGCTGCGGTTGAAGTACCGCCACTCGACGGACCTGACGGAGTCGGTGCACGACGTGCTCGCCGGGGTGGAGTTCCTGGTGGGGCGGGGGTTGGAGCGGGTGGCGCTGGTGGGGCACTCGTTCGGCGGGGCGGTGATGATCGACGCCGGGGCGCAGTCCCCCTGGGTGACGACAGTGGTGGGGCTGGCGCCGCAGAGCTACGGGACGGAAGCGGTGTCGCAGCTGGTGCCGCGCTCGCTGCTGCTCGTGCACGGCCTGTCGGACGCGGTGCTGCCACCGAGCTGCTCGCAGAGCATCCACGAGCGGGCGAGGGGACGGAAGGAGCTGGAGCTCATCCCAGGCTCCGGCCACCTCCTGGACGAGGCCGCCGAGCGCGTCTTCGACCGGGTGCGCGACTGGCTGCTCCAGGAACTGCGAGCCTGAGTGGGACGGGGTGAGGGTCTCGAGGAGCTCGAGCCCTCCCCCGGGGAGACCGTCAGCTGTGCTTGTCGCTGCCGGCGCTGTCCTTGCGGCCCTGCTCGGAGGGCCCGCTGAACTCGCGCTGCTTGCCCTCGGCTTCTTCGGGGGCGCTCTCCTTCTCCGACTTGCCGAAGACCTCCTTGCGGGTCTCTTCGCTCATCTTGGCGTCCCCGTGCATGGTGGGGTTCTCTTCCTGAGGCTTGCGAGGCATAGCGTGCGTCCTCCGGCGCGATGGGTTTGTTGGACCTGAGACACAAGGTCGGGAGTTGTCGGGAGGACGGCAAGGCGGGGGTTGGCGCATGGAGGGCGGGCAGACAGGCGGCCCCTCACTCGTGGCTCTGCCCCACGCGCTCCAGGGGCGGCCCTAGCTTGAGCGGAAAGGAGGTCGCTCGAATGGCATTCCTCATTGGTTTCGTCGTGTTCTTCCTGGTCATCGCGCTCACCATCATCCTGGGAGGCATCAGCAGGATGGGGGACAGGCGTGTGACGTTGGAGGGCCGTCCCACCGAGGGCCAGCGTCTGCCCACGGACCGGGAAGCCCACGGCTACTGAGTCTTG
The sequence above is drawn from the Archangium gephyra genome and encodes:
- a CDS encoding alpha/beta hydrolase; its protein translation is MSEIETPQDGALEPRAYTLRTRQGPVDTLLYESLGAKEGALLAGGVGGGFDTPALGLYPRLAEELLRHQMSTLRLKYRHSTDLTESVHDVLAGVEFLVGRGLERVALVGHSFGGAVMIDAGAQSPWVTTVVGLAPQSYGTEAVSQLVPRSLLLVHGLSDAVLPPSCSQSIHERARGRKELELIPGSGHLLDEAAERVFDRVRDWLLQELRA